A single region of the Pseudomonas mandelii genome encodes:
- the phnX gene encoding phosphonoacetaldehyde hydrolase, producing MNYNNPTKLQAAILDWAGTVVDFGSFAPTQIFVEAFAEFDVQVSIEEARGPMGMGKWDHIRTLCDQPEVAKRYRAVFGRTPTDDDVTAIYKRFMPLQIEKIAEHSALIPGALDTIANLRQQGIKIGSCSGYPKQVMDKVVELAATNGYVADHVVATDEVPNGRPWPAQALANVIALGIDDVAACVKIDDTVPGILEGRRAGMWTVALICSGNALGLDYKGFRALGSEQLDSERKRIHAMFEGSRPHYMIDTITDLPQVIADINKRLAKGEMPQSS from the coding sequence ATGAACTACAACAACCCAACCAAACTCCAGGCCGCCATCCTCGACTGGGCCGGCACCGTGGTCGACTTCGGCTCGTTCGCGCCGACGCAGATTTTTGTCGAAGCCTTCGCCGAGTTCGACGTCCAGGTCTCCATCGAAGAAGCCCGCGGGCCGATGGGCATGGGCAAGTGGGACCACATTCGCACCCTGTGTGATCAGCCGGAAGTTGCCAAGCGTTATCGCGCCGTGTTCGGCCGCACCCCGACCGACGATGATGTCACCGCCATCTACAAGCGTTTCATGCCGCTGCAGATCGAGAAAATCGCCGAGCACTCGGCGCTGATTCCGGGTGCACTCGACACCATCGCCAACCTGCGTCAGCAAGGGATCAAGATCGGCTCCTGCTCCGGCTACCCGAAACAGGTCATGGACAAGGTGGTCGAACTGGCCGCTACCAACGGTTACGTGGCCGATCACGTGGTCGCCACCGACGAAGTGCCTAACGGCCGTCCATGGCCGGCACAGGCCTTGGCCAACGTGATTGCGCTGGGCATCGACGACGTCGCGGCCTGCGTGAAGATCGATGACACTGTGCCGGGTATTCTCGAAGGACGTCGCGCCGGCATGTGGACCGTGGCGCTGATCTGCTCCGGTAACGCGCTGGGGCTGGATTACAAAGGTTTCCGCGCCTTGGGCAGCGAGCAACTCGACAGTGAACGCAAACGCATCCACGCGATGTTCGAAGGTTCGCGGCCGCACTACATGATCGACACCATCACCGACTTGCCGCAAGTGATCGCCGACATCAACAAGCGTCTGGCCAAGGGTGAGATGCCACAAAGCAGTTGA
- a CDS encoding DUF2242 domain-containing protein, translating to MFKSIPMRVAGLALLLAAAAGCSSKKAPIYEHENFDDSGTFSRNYPVTDAQTCEAARRALLSQGYIITSADPKLVSGHKSFQQTGETHMEISFSVVCADDGSEGHHATMFANALQDRYALKKTNNSASVGVGVLGSVSMPIGSSDDSMVKVASETVSSAKFYERFFALVELFLPPEAKKAAHIPEKPKTDLGMPEAKAAPAPLAPTPAPAAEPAPVPAVEPAPAPAASEPVAPPPETAPITPVENPEPVPSPETVTPPPQSSLPPPSEPISAMPAASQ from the coding sequence ATGTTTAAATCAATTCCCATGCGTGTTGCCGGGCTGGCGTTGTTGCTGGCCGCCGCTGCCGGCTGCTCGTCGAAGAAAGCCCCCATCTACGAGCATGAGAACTTCGATGACTCCGGGACGTTTTCGCGCAATTACCCGGTGACGGATGCGCAGACCTGCGAAGCCGCCCGTCGGGCGTTGCTGAGCCAGGGCTATATCATCACCAGCGCCGACCCGAAGCTGGTCAGCGGACACAAAAGCTTCCAGCAGACCGGCGAGACCCACATGGAGATCAGCTTCAGTGTGGTGTGTGCCGATGATGGCAGTGAGGGCCATCATGCGACCATGTTCGCCAACGCCCTGCAGGACCGTTATGCGCTGAAGAAAACCAATAACTCGGCCAGTGTGGGCGTGGGTGTGTTGGGTTCGGTGTCGATGCCGATCGGTTCCTCCGACGATTCGATGGTCAAGGTTGCCAGCGAAACCGTCTCGTCGGCCAAGTTCTACGAGCGTTTCTTTGCGCTGGTGGAGTTGTTCCTGCCGCCGGAAGCGAAAAAGGCTGCACACATCCCCGAGAAACCCAAGACCGACCTGGGCATGCCGGAAGCCAAGGCTGCTCCGGCGCCTTTGGCCCCAACGCCGGCCCCTGCTGCGGAGCCTGCGCCAGTGCCTGCGGTTGAACCTGCTCCAGCCCCCGCGGCCTCGGAACCCGTCGCACCACCGCCTGAAACAGCGCCGATCACCCCGGTTGAAAACCCGGAGCCGGTTCCGTCCCCGGAAACCGTTACGCCACCGCCGCAATCCAGCCTGCCGCCACCGAGCGAGCCTATTTCGGCCATGCCGGCTGCCAGCCAGTAA
- a CDS encoding IS110 family RNA-guided transposase, translating to MNTMTLLGIDIGKHSFHLHGQDAKGHQVLRKKTNRGQLLSTLAQLPACTVVMESCGGAHWLARQIGALGHEVKLIAPQYVKPFVKGNKNDFIDAEAICEAASRPAMRFCSIKTAEQQTLSALHRVRDSLIGHRTVATNQIHGFLLEFGISLPIGATALHRVPALLDDAQHPVPLRLKGVVMRLHHQIQLLNDEIKDIESDLKQQLKEDDAGSRLQSIPGIGPITASAVLADVGDASNYRSGRDFAASLGLVPRQYSTGGKTVLLGISKRGDKHIRQLLVQGARSIMQHIDKREDAIGPWVRELLTRRHSNVVACALANKLARIVWAVLAKGGQYDPHPNV from the coding sequence ATGAACACGATGACGCTTCTCGGTATCGACATTGGCAAACACAGTTTCCACCTGCATGGCCAGGACGCCAAAGGTCATCAGGTATTGCGCAAGAAAACCAACCGCGGCCAATTGCTCAGCACATTGGCCCAGTTACCGGCCTGCACGGTGGTGATGGAGTCGTGCGGCGGCGCCCACTGGCTGGCTCGACAGATCGGTGCATTGGGCCACGAGGTGAAGCTGATCGCCCCGCAGTACGTCAAACCGTTCGTCAAAGGCAACAAAAACGACTTCATTGATGCCGAAGCGATTTGCGAGGCGGCGAGCCGCCCCGCGATGCGCTTCTGCTCGATCAAAACCGCAGAGCAGCAAACGCTTTCAGCCCTGCATCGTGTCCGAGATTCCTTGATTGGCCATCGCACCGTCGCGACCAACCAGATTCATGGCTTTTTACTGGAATTCGGCATCAGCCTGCCCATTGGCGCAACTGCATTGCACCGCGTGCCGGCGCTGCTGGACGATGCACAGCACCCGGTTCCATTGCGTCTGAAGGGCGTGGTGATGCGCCTCCATCATCAAATTCAACTGCTGAATGATGAAATCAAGGACATCGAGTCCGATCTAAAGCAACAGTTGAAAGAAGACGATGCCGGAAGTCGTTTGCAGAGTATTCCTGGCATCGGCCCCATCACCGCCAGTGCGGTATTGGCCGATGTAGGCGATGCGTCGAACTATCGAAGTGGACGCGATTTTGCCGCTTCGCTAGGGCTGGTGCCGAGGCAATATTCGACGGGCGGAAAGACAGTGCTTCTGGGGATCAGCAAGCGCGGCGACAAGCACATCCGCCAACTGCTGGTGCAGGGCGCGCGATCCATCATGCAGCATATCGATAAGCGGGAAGACGCCATTGGGCCTTGGGTTCGGGAGCTGCTGACGCGTCGACACTCCAATGTCGTCGCGTGCGCGCTGGCGAACAAACTGGCGCGAATCGTGTGGGCGGTACTGGCCAAAGGCGGCCAGTACGACCCACATCCGAACGTTTGA
- a CDS encoding 1-aminocyclopropane-1-carboxylate deaminase/D-cysteine desulfhydrase — MLLPPNDWLPQAPLQPLDLDWLTTASIEVAILRLDRIDPLISGNKWFKLIEHLNAADRIGAQGIISLGGAHSNHLHALAAAGKRFDFKTVGLLRGHPLETPTVKDLQAFGMQLHWLGYGGYRARHEAGFWLPWQVQYPDLYPVPEGGGGLRGARGCRQLKAMVLDQLGDLGWSDYDGWWLACGTGTTLAGLTLAEAGEHPVYGALAVPDDHGVAQQVESIVREAGSHDVAYELFDASRGGFAKVDPLLLSFIDQAEQASGVPLEPLYTGKALLMLKQQVEAGTFEKGTRLIFVHTGGLQGCRGGSSKT; from the coding sequence ATGCTTCTCCCTCCCAACGACTGGCTACCCCAAGCCCCGCTCCAGCCCCTTGACCTCGACTGGCTCACCACGGCCAGCATCGAAGTCGCCATCCTGCGTCTCGACCGGATCGACCCACTGATCAGCGGCAACAAGTGGTTCAAACTCATCGAACACCTCAACGCCGCTGACCGGATCGGCGCCCAAGGCATCATCAGCCTCGGCGGTGCCCACTCCAATCATCTGCATGCACTGGCAGCTGCCGGCAAACGTTTCGATTTCAAAACGGTCGGCCTGCTGCGCGGTCACCCGCTGGAAACACCGACGGTGAAGGACTTGCAAGCGTTCGGCATGCAGTTGCACTGGTTGGGTTATGGCGGTTATCGAGCGCGGCATGAAGCGGGTTTCTGGCTGCCCTGGCAGGTGCAATATCCCGACCTGTATCCGGTGCCTGAAGGCGGCGGCGGTCTTCGGGGGGCGCGGGGTTGCAGGCAGTTGAAGGCGATGGTCCTCGATCAACTCGGCGACCTGGGCTGGAGCGATTACGACGGTTGGTGGCTGGCTTGCGGAACCGGCACGACCCTGGCCGGCCTGACGCTGGCGGAGGCGGGCGAACACCCGGTGTATGGCGCGCTCGCGGTGCCCGACGATCATGGTGTGGCACAGCAGGTTGAATCGATTGTCCGAGAGGCGGGTAGTCATGACGTGGCTTACGAACTGTTCGATGCCAGCCGTGGTGGCTTTGCCAAAGTCGATCCGCTGCTGCTCAGTTTCATCGACCAGGCGGAACAGGCTTCGGGAGTTCCCCTCGAACCGCTGTACACCGGCAAGGCGCTGCTGATGCTCAAGCAGCAAGTCGAGGCTGGAACATTTGAAAAGGGCACACGGCTGATCTTCGTCCACACGGGCGGATTGCAGGGCTGTCGGGGGGGCAGCTCGAAAACCTGA
- a CDS encoding carbon-nitrogen hydrolase family protein — translation MRKLLYLTFSMALIAALTTYAMWAADRPVGHYLSDLRIQLAVDQGTPADRGNLLGIQPELFPTDYQSPERLHRKLAAYLQQAQDQGLLNEKTIVVLPEHIGTWLMVSGEKDELYQATTLEEAMNWLAVSNPVQFVRALISAKGDSRLDDAHLRMKAKSMAKDYQALFGGLAKAFNVTLVAGTIVLPEPSIIDGTLKVGRGALYNSSVVFGRDGVPIGQPQRQMHPVFADHDVIQANGEHTLNVVDTPAGRLGVLIGSDSWYPDNYRKLDAQGAHLVAVPAYVVGRDTWDKPWRGYKGLSTPSSVSLKAGELSEGQAWHRLTLTGQPPSSRAIAGMSVFLRGQFWDKGSAGQSFLSNNGQQFADGNARGARLLNLWL, via the coding sequence ATGCGCAAACTTCTGTACCTGACTTTCTCCATGGCATTGATTGCCGCCCTCACGACCTACGCCATGTGGGCCGCGGACCGTCCGGTGGGTCATTACCTGTCGGACCTGCGCATCCAACTCGCGGTCGATCAAGGCACACCCGCCGATCGCGGCAATCTGCTGGGTATCCAGCCCGAGCTGTTTCCCACCGACTATCAAAGCCCCGAACGCCTGCACCGCAAGCTCGCCGCCTATTTGCAGCAGGCCCAGGACCAAGGCTTGCTCAATGAAAAGACCATCGTCGTGCTGCCTGAACATATCGGCACCTGGCTGATGGTCAGCGGCGAGAAAGATGAGCTGTACCAGGCGACCACACTTGAGGAAGCCATGAACTGGCTGGCGGTGAGCAATCCTGTGCAGTTCGTCCGTGCGTTGATCAGCGCCAAGGGCGACAGTCGTCTCGATGACGCTCACTTGCGAATGAAGGCCAAAAGCATGGCCAAGGATTATCAGGCACTGTTCGGGGGGCTGGCGAAGGCGTTCAACGTGACCCTGGTGGCCGGCACTATCGTGCTGCCCGAACCGAGCATCATCGACGGAACACTGAAAGTCGGCCGCGGTGCGTTGTACAACAGCAGCGTGGTGTTCGGTCGCGACGGTGTGCCGATCGGCCAGCCGCAACGCCAGATGCATCCGGTCTTTGCTGACCATGACGTCATCCAGGCCAATGGCGAGCATACGCTCAACGTTGTCGACACACCGGCTGGACGCTTGGGCGTACTGATCGGCAGCGACAGCTGGTACCCGGATAACTACCGCAAACTCGACGCTCAGGGCGCCCATTTGGTGGCTGTTCCGGCGTATGTCGTTGGCCGCGACACCTGGGACAAACCGTGGCGGGGTTACAAGGGGCTGTCGACGCCCAGCTCGGTCAGCCTCAAGGCCGGTGAACTCAGTGAAGGCCAGGCCTGGCATCGTCTGACATTGACCGGCCAGCCGCCCAGCAGCCGGGCCATTGCCGGCATGAGCGTGTTCCTGCGCGGTCAATTCTGGGACAAGGGCAGCGCGGGTCAAAGTTTTCTCAGCAACAACGGGCAGCAGTTCGCCGACGGCAACGCCCGTGGCGCGCGTTTGCTGAACCTCTGGTTGTAA
- a CDS encoding oxidoreductase, with the protein MAAAHYPHLLAPLDLGFTTLRNRTLMGSMHTGLEEKPGGFERMAAYFAERARGGVGLMVTGGIGPNDEGGVYSGAAKLTTEEEALKHQIVTRAVHEAGGKICMQILHAGRYAYSPKQVAPSAIQAPINPFKPKELDEEGIEKQISDFVTCSTLAQKAEYDGVEIMGSEGYFINQFLAAHTNHRTDRWGGSYENRMRLPVEIVRRVREAVGPNFIIIFRLSMLDLVEGGSSWEEIVTLAKAIEQAGATIINTGIGWHEARIPTIATKVPRAAFSKVTAKLRGSVSIPLITTNRINTPEVAEQILAEGDADMVSMARPFLADPDFVNKAAAGRGDEINTCIGCNQACLDHTFGGKLTSCLVNPRACHETELNYLPVQQIKKIAVVGAGPAGLSAATVAAERGHSVTLFDSASEIGGQFNIAKRVPGKEEFVETLRYFNRKLQTTNVEVCLNTRVDVAKLVEGGYDEIILATGIAPRTPAIPGVENAKVLSYLDVILERKPVGKRVAVIGAGGIGFDVSEFLVHQGVSTSLDRDAFWKEWGIDTHLEARGGVAGIKAEPHAPAREVFLLQRKKSKVGDGLGKTTGWIHRTGLKNKQVQMLNSVEYLKIDDEGLHIRIGETGEPQVLPVDNIVICAGQDPLRELQEGLVAAGQNVHLIGGADVAAELDAKRAINQGSRLAAEL; encoded by the coding sequence ATGGCCGCCGCTCATTACCCGCACCTGTTGGCCCCGCTGGACCTGGGTTTCACCACGCTGCGCAACCGCACCCTGATGGGTTCGATGCACACCGGTCTTGAGGAAAAGCCTGGTGGTTTCGAACGCATGGCGGCGTACTTCGCCGAGCGTGCTCGCGGCGGTGTCGGCCTGATGGTCACCGGCGGCATTGGTCCGAACGATGAGGGCGGGGTGTATTCCGGCGCGGCCAAACTGACCACCGAGGAAGAAGCGCTCAAGCACCAGATCGTGACCCGTGCAGTGCACGAGGCGGGCGGCAAGATCTGCATGCAGATCCTCCACGCCGGTCGTTATGCCTACAGCCCGAAACAGGTCGCGCCGAGTGCCATTCAGGCGCCGATCAACCCGTTCAAGCCTAAAGAGCTGGACGAGGAAGGTATCGAGAAGCAGATCAGCGATTTCGTCACGTGCTCGACCCTGGCGCAAAAAGCCGAGTACGACGGCGTCGAGATCATGGGTTCGGAAGGTTATTTCATTAACCAGTTCCTCGCCGCCCACACCAACCACCGCACCGACCGTTGGGGGGGCAGCTACGAAAACCGTATGCGCCTGCCGGTGGAAATCGTCCGCCGTGTACGCGAAGCGGTCGGCCCGAACTTCATCATCATCTTCCGCCTGTCGATGCTCGACCTGGTGGAAGGCGGCAGCAGCTGGGAAGAGATCGTGACCCTGGCCAAAGCCATCGAGCAGGCCGGCGCGACCATCATCAACACCGGCATCGGCTGGCACGAAGCGCGGATTCCGACCATCGCCACCAAAGTGCCGCGTGCGGCGTTCAGCAAAGTCACGGCCAAGCTGCGTGGTTCGGTGAGCATTCCGTTGATCACCACCAACCGCATCAATACGCCAGAAGTGGCCGAGCAGATTCTGGCCGAAGGCGATGCCGACATGGTGTCCATGGCGCGGCCGTTCCTCGCCGACCCGGACTTCGTCAACAAGGCGGCCGCTGGCCGTGGCGACGAAATCAATACCTGCATCGGTTGCAACCAGGCATGCCTGGATCACACCTTCGGCGGCAAGTTGACCAGCTGCCTGGTGAACCCCCGTGCTTGCCATGAAACCGAGCTTAACTACCTGCCGGTGCAGCAGATCAAGAAAATCGCCGTGGTGGGTGCCGGTCCTGCGGGCCTGTCCGCGGCCACTGTGGCGGCCGAGCGTGGGCACTCGGTGACGCTGTTTGATTCGGCCAGCGAGATTGGCGGTCAGTTCAACATTGCCAAGCGTGTGCCGGGCAAGGAAGAGTTCGTCGAAACCCTGCGCTATTTCAACCGCAAACTGCAAACTACCAACGTCGAGGTGTGCCTGAACACCCGTGTCGACGTGGCGAAACTGGTTGAGGGCGGTTACGACGAAATCATCCTGGCCACCGGCATCGCCCCAAGAACCCCGGCGATTCCCGGCGTTGAAAACGCCAAGGTGCTGAGCTACCTGGACGTGATTCTCGAGCGTAAACCGGTGGGCAAGCGTGTCGCGGTAATTGGCGCAGGCGGTATCGGTTTCGACGTGTCGGAATTCCTGGTTCACCAAGGCGTTTCCACCAGTCTGGACCGCGATGCGTTCTGGAAGGAGTGGGGCATCGACACGCATCTTGAAGCGCGCGGCGGTGTTGCCGGCATCAAGGCTGAACCCCATGCGCCGGCTCGCGAGGTGTTCCTGCTGCAACGCAAGAAATCCAAAGTCGGCGACGGCCTGGGCAAAACCACGGGCTGGATTCATCGCACCGGTCTGAAGAACAAGCAGGTGCAGATGCTCAACAGCGTCGAATACTTGAAGATTGATGATGAAGGCCTGCACATCCGCATCGGCGAAACCGGTGAGCCGCAGGTGCTGCCGGTGGACAACATCGTGATCTGCGCCGGGCAGGATCCGCTGCGTGAATTGCAGGAGGGGCTGGTGGCTGCCGGGCAGAACGTGCATTTGATTGGTGGCGCGGACGTGGCGGCGGAGTTGGATGCCAAGCGCGCGATCAATCAGGGTTCGCGGTTGGCTGCTGAGTTGTAA
- a CDS encoding cytochrome b has product MPWKNSESRYSTVSITLHWLMLVLLALVYACIEFRGIFPKGSGGRTLITESHFMLGLTVFVLVWLRLFARSLGPAPQIFPASPRWQTVLARLMHWALYIFMIAMPILGWLVTSAKGHQVMFYGVDLPLLIPEDKTLAKQIEEWHELGGTIGYWLIGLHAAAGIYHHYVVRDNTLLRMMPKRG; this is encoded by the coding sequence ATGCCCTGGAAGAACTCCGAATCACGCTACAGCACTGTATCGATCACGCTGCATTGGTTGATGCTGGTCCTGTTGGCGCTGGTTTACGCCTGTATCGAATTTCGCGGGATCTTTCCCAAAGGCAGCGGTGGCCGGACGCTGATCACAGAATCGCACTTCATGCTCGGCTTGACGGTGTTCGTATTGGTTTGGCTGCGGTTGTTCGCGCGCAGCCTGGGCCCGGCACCACAGATCTTCCCGGCCTCGCCCCGCTGGCAGACCGTGCTGGCCAGACTGATGCACTGGGCGCTGTACATTTTCATGATCGCGATGCCGATACTCGGTTGGCTGGTGACCAGCGCCAAGGGGCATCAGGTGATGTTTTATGGCGTTGACCTACCGCTGCTGATCCCGGAGGACAAGACGCTGGCCAAGCAAATCGAGGAATGGCATGAACTCGGCGGCACCATCGGCTATTGGCTGATCGGCCTGCACGCGGCGGCGGGGATTTATCACCACTATGTGGTGCGCGATAACACGCTGCTGCGGATGATGCCCAAGCGCGGGTGA
- a CDS encoding AraC family transcriptional regulator, giving the protein MKPLPMRLGDLSVGFVHSLADAVRSHGVDPQPLLEQYGLDAARLAEAGARLSIPRYMRLGHGAIQLTDNPALGLRMGQLSRLSQAGLAGVTAAQAPTVREAARCLIRFEALYGSNYRGQSSFHEDAQGAWLRFYSISPYNAYNRFVVDSIIAGWLQQLSSVSPAPLRAERIEIEFAEPDYREAYAALGDCPIQFGAEQNQLRLSLASLAQRNPEHCPSTWRHLLQLCERELEQLTRTRSLRERITQLLGPLLNGGREPDLEEVAARLKLPTWTLRRKLAEEGTQFRAILNDTRRDLAMTYIRDTELAFGEIAYLLGFASAEAFQRAFKRWNGQTPGEFRRSHRQSA; this is encoded by the coding sequence ATGAAACCGCTGCCGATGCGCCTTGGGGATCTGTCGGTGGGCTTTGTTCACAGCCTGGCCGACGCCGTGCGCAGTCACGGTGTGGACCCGCAACCGTTGCTTGAGCAATACGGCCTCGATGCCGCGCGCCTGGCCGAAGCGGGGGCCCGGCTGTCGATCCCGCGCTACATGCGCCTGGGCCACGGAGCCATTCAACTGACCGATAACCCGGCGCTGGGTTTGCGCATGGGCCAGCTCAGTCGTCTGAGTCAGGCCGGCCTGGCCGGAGTCACCGCCGCCCAGGCGCCGACGGTTCGCGAAGCGGCGCGCTGCCTGATTCGTTTTGAAGCCCTGTATGGCTCCAACTACCGTGGTCAATCGAGCTTTCATGAAGACGCTCAGGGCGCGTGGCTGCGGTTCTATTCCATCAGTCCCTACAACGCCTACAACCGCTTCGTGGTGGATTCGATCATCGCCGGGTGGTTGCAGCAATTGTCCAGCGTGAGCCCTGCCCCGCTTCGCGCCGAACGGATCGAGATTGAGTTTGCCGAACCGGATTATCGTGAAGCATATGCCGCGCTGGGCGATTGTCCGATTCAGTTCGGCGCCGAACAGAATCAACTGCGCCTGAGCCTGGCCAGCCTCGCCCAGCGCAACCCGGAGCACTGCCCGAGTACCTGGCGACACTTGCTGCAACTCTGTGAGCGGGAACTGGAGCAACTGACACGCACCCGCAGCCTGCGTGAACGCATCACTCAGTTGCTGGGGCCATTGCTCAATGGTGGCCGGGAACCCGACCTGGAAGAAGTGGCGGCACGTCTGAAGCTGCCGACCTGGACCTTGCGTCGCAAACTCGCCGAGGAAGGCACGCAATTTCGCGCCATTCTCAATGACACGCGCCGCGACCTGGCCATGACCTACATTCGCGACACGGAACTGGCGTTCGGTGAAATCGCCTACCTGCTGGGTTTTGCCTCAGCCGAAGCTTTCCAACGCGCCTTCAAACGCTGGAACGGCCAGACACCCGGCGAGTTTCGCCGCAGCCATCGCCAATCCGCGTGA